In Carnobacterium sp. CP1, the following are encoded in one genomic region:
- the recO gene encoding DNA repair protein RecO translates to MAELQDTEGIVISARNYRENDRLVKIFTERYGKRMFFIKGTRKANSKLKAAVLPFTTATYIADIKDEGLCFIRDAKDLVHLNHLHTDIFLNAYATYILSLADAALEDGRPDPTLFHKIKQLLFEIDEGTDPEILVNIFEVQVLPYFGVAPEWRGCRICGNTTGPFDYSGSYGGLLCREHWGLDQHRYHASQRAIYFLRLFSVVSMDKLGTINVKDETKREIRTVLDMIYDESVGIKLKSKRFIDQMHTWGNMLTEKRTDPPETD, encoded by the coding sequence GTGGCTGAGTTACAAGATACAGAAGGTATCGTCATTTCTGCACGCAATTACCGGGAAAATGATCGTTTAGTCAAAATTTTTACAGAACGCTATGGCAAACGCATGTTTTTCATTAAAGGAACCAGAAAGGCTAACAGCAAGTTAAAAGCAGCTGTTTTACCCTTCACTACCGCTACCTATATTGCCGATATCAAAGACGAAGGACTTTGTTTTATCCGCGATGCTAAAGACTTGGTTCATTTAAATCATTTGCACACGGATATCTTTTTAAATGCTTATGCAACCTATATCTTAAGTTTAGCGGATGCTGCTCTTGAAGATGGTCGACCAGATCCAACACTCTTTCATAAGATCAAACAACTGCTGTTTGAAATTGACGAAGGTACCGATCCCGAAATTTTAGTAAATATTTTTGAAGTTCAAGTGCTACCTTATTTTGGTGTGGCTCCTGAATGGCGGGGCTGTCGTATCTGCGGCAATACAACAGGGCCTTTTGATTATTCAGGCAGTTACGGCGGATTGCTTTGCCGCGAACATTGGGGGTTAGATCAGCACCGCTATCACGCCAGTCAAAGAGCTATTTACTTCCTAAGGCTCTTTTCGGTTGTGTCAATGGATAAATTAGGGACCATTAATGTAAAAGATGAAACAAAACGTGAGATTCGGACGGTTTTGGATATGATTTACGATGAATCGGTTGGGATAAAATTAAAAAGCAAACGATTTATTGATCAAATGCACACATGGGGAAACATGCTTACCGAAAAACGCACGGATCCTCCCGAAACTGACTGA
- the glyQ gene encoding glycine--tRNA ligase subunit alpha: MNQEKLTFQEIILTLQNYWSDKGCLLMQSYDTEKGAGTMSPYTFLRAIGPEPWNAAYVEPSRRPADGRYGENPNRLFQHHQFQVVMKPSPENIQELYLESLVLLGIDPLKHDIRFVEDNWENPSMGCAGLGWEVWLDGMEITQFTYFQQVGGLDCYPVTSEITYGLERLASYIQEVDSVYDIEWTKGVKYGEIFIQPEYEHSTYAFENSNQEMLLMLFDEYEKEATIQIEAGLVHPAYDYVLKCSHTFNLLDARGAVSVTERAGYLARIRKMARAIARAFVAEREKLGFPLLRDNQATTEEVK, from the coding sequence ATGAATCAAGAAAAATTAACTTTTCAAGAAATCATTTTAACATTGCAAAATTATTGGTCTGATAAAGGTTGTTTATTAATGCAATCTTATGACACGGAAAAAGGCGCCGGCACCATGAGTCCTTATACTTTTTTAAGAGCCATTGGGCCAGAACCATGGAATGCAGCATATGTAGAACCATCCAGACGTCCAGCTGATGGCCGTTACGGCGAAAACCCTAATCGTTTATTTCAACACCACCAATTTCAAGTTGTCATGAAACCTTCACCTGAAAATATTCAAGAACTTTACTTAGAAAGCTTGGTTTTATTAGGAATTGATCCATTAAAACATGATATTCGTTTTGTTGAAGACAACTGGGAAAATCCTTCAATGGGTTGTGCTGGTTTAGGTTGGGAAGTTTGGTTAGATGGAATGGAAATTACACAGTTCACTTACTTCCAGCAAGTCGGAGGACTAGATTGTTATCCTGTAACCAGCGAAATTACGTATGGTTTAGAACGTTTGGCTTCTTATATCCAAGAAGTAGACAGTGTATACGATATCGAATGGACGAAAGGTGTAAAATATGGAGAAATTTTCATTCAACCTGAGTACGAACATTCAACCTATGCTTTTGAAAACAGCAATCAAGAAATGCTGTTGATGTTATTTGATGAATACGAAAAAGAAGCGACGATCCAGATTGAAGCAGGCTTGGTACATCCAGCATATGATTACGTATTAAAATGCAGCCATACGTTTAACTTGCTTGATGCTAGAGGAGCCGTTTCTGTAACGGAACGAGCTGGTTACCTAGCCCGCATTCGTAAGATGGCACGCGCTATTGCCCGTGCTTTTGTAGCAGAACGTGAAAAACTTGGTTTTCCTTTGCTTCGAGATAACCAGGCTACAACTGAGGAGGTAAAGTAA